CCGTGCGGGACACCCCATGACGGCGATCGCCGAAGCCGCCTTCCTGCCGCCCGCGACCCTCACCAAGCTGGTCGACCACCTCGTCGACCAGAACCTGGTCCACCGGCGGACCGACCCCCTCGACCGGCGGCGCGTCCTCGCCCACCTCACTCCGCGCGGCGAGACCTACTGGCGGCGTGTCGACCGCGAGGTGCGTACGCGGTGGCCCGCGCTGAGCGGCGGCGACGGCGACGAGGAACTGCTGCGCGGGCTGCTGCTCCGGCTGGTGGACGAGCTGGACGGGGCGACGGCGGAACCGTCCGTCTGAGCCGGCCCCCTCTCCCTTCGGTGTGACCCCGCGATCACGGGCGGTGTCTTCGGCCGGGACGGAATGACGATGCCGTATAAATGGTTGGCATATACATCGAGCTTGCCGCTCGATGTACCGAGCGCGGGTCCGAGGCCCGCCCCGACCAGCGAGGCACCGTGAACCAGCCCACCCCCGAGCAGCCCGCGGACGTCGTGGCGCGGCTGCGCGCCACCTTCCGCTCCGGCCGCACCCAGCCCGTCGAGTGGCGCACCGGCCAGCTGGGCCGCCTGCGCGACATGCTCACCACCGACGGCCCGGAACTCGCCGCCGCTCTCCATGCCGACCTGGGCAAGAGCTCCACCGAAGCGTTCCGCACGGAGATCGACTTCGTCGTCCGGGAGATCGACCACACCCTCGAACACCTCGAAGAGTGGCTGCGCCCCGAGCCCGCCCCGGTCCCCGCCCACCTCGGCGCCGACGCTACGGGCTGGACCCGCTACGACGCCCTCGGCGTCGTCCTGGTCATCGCCCCCTGGA
This region of Streptomyces ortus genomic DNA includes:
- a CDS encoding MarR family winged helix-turn-helix transcriptional regulator; this encodes MPTPPPRRSEDLVHLLTRAERLAARLLQGVLEEHGCTPDAWRVLSLLSDRAGHPMTAIAEAAFLPPATLTKLVDHLVDQNLVHRRTDPLDRRRVLAHLTPRGETYWRRVDREVRTRWPALSGGDGDEELLRGLLLRLVDELDGATAEPSV